The following is a genomic window from Hymenobacter sp. APR13.
CCGTAGAACTTATCCACCGACGATTTTACGGAGCCATCGGCTTCCACGCGGGCGTACACCAGGCCGGTGGCGCCAATCTGGGGGCGTTTCACGTACTCGGTCAGCTCGTCGAGCTGCTTGCGGGTGTAGCTGGCCGCGCCGGTGGCGCAGATGCCCACCACCAGACCGGCGGCCTCAAACACCGGGAAGCCGTGGCCCTTGGCCACGTCGTTCAGCTCCACAAACTTCATCTCGAAGCGCGTGTCGGGCTTGTCGTTGCCGTAATAGCGCATGGCGTCCTGGTAGGTCATGCGGGGCAGCTGGCCGATTTCCAGGTTCTTCACCTCGCGGAACAGGTACTGCACCAGCCCCTCGAAGGTGTTGAGGATGTCCTCCTGCTCCACAAACGACATTTCGCAGTCAATCTGCGTGAATTCGGGCTGACGGTCGGCGCGCAGGTCCTCGTCGCGGAAGCACTTCACAATCTGGAAATACCGGTCGAAGCCCGATACCATCAGCAGCTGCTTGAAGGTTTGGGGGCTCTGGGGCAGGGCGTAGAACTCGCCGGGGTTCATGCGGGAAGGCACCACAAAGTCGCGGGCGCCTTCGGGCGTGCTTTTGATGAGCACCGGGGTTTCCACTTCGATGAAGTACTGGCCGTCGAGGTAGCGGCGGGTGGCCTGGGCCACGCGGTGACGCAGCATCAGGTTCTGGCGCACGGGGGCGCGGCGCAGGTCCAGGTAGCGGTACTTCATCCGCAGGTCGTCGCCGCCGTCGGTGTCGTCCTCAATCAGGAAGGGCGGCAGCTTGGCGGGGTTGAGCACCTCGATGCTTTCCACCCGGATTTCGATGCTGCCGGTGGGCATTTTGTCGTTTTTGGAGTGGCGCTCGGCTACTTTGCCGGTCACCGAAAGCACAAACTCGCGGCCCAGCTGGCGGGCCTGCTCGCGCACTTCGGCGGTTTCCACGCCTTCTTCCAGGGCCAGCTGCGTGAGGCCATACCGGTCGCGCAGGTCCACCCACAGAATGCCGCCTTTGTCGCGGGTGCGCTGCACCCAGCCGCAGAGCGTGACGGTTTGGCCAATGTGTTCGGGGCGAAGTTCGCCGCAGGTGTGCGTCCGGAGCATGTTGTCTTAGTGCTTAGTGCATGGTGCTTAGTGCTTAGGCTTGCTGGTGCAGGCCCGTACTCGACACGTAACCTAAGCACCAGGCACCAGGCACTAAGCACTAACTGCTGCGAAGGTAACCAGTAAAATCAGGAGAAGGTGAGAAATCCAGTGGACCGACGTTGCCGGGGTTGGGTGTCAGCGTTGCAATTGCGGGCAGCTGCCGGGTTACTTCGCGGGGCTTTTGGGCAGATAGGCCGCGGGCCTTACCAGCTCGTACTGAGGGCTCAGCAGCAGCAACTCGTTGAGCAATCCAATATGGCCGGCCCCCATAACAAGTAGT
Proteins encoded in this region:
- the aspS gene encoding aspartate--tRNA ligase; translated protein: MLRTHTCGELRPEHIGQTVTLCGWVQRTRDKGGILWVDLRDRYGLTQLALEEGVETAEVREQARQLGREFVLSVTGKVAERHSKNDKMPTGSIEIRVESIEVLNPAKLPPFLIEDDTDGGDDLRMKYRYLDLRRAPVRQNLMLRHRVAQATRRYLDGQYFIEVETPVLIKSTPEGARDFVVPSRMNPGEFYALPQSPQTFKQLLMVSGFDRYFQIVKCFRDEDLRADRQPEFTQIDCEMSFVEQEDILNTFEGLVQYLFREVKNLEIGQLPRMTYQDAMRYYGNDKPDTRFEMKFVELNDVAKGHGFPVFEAAGLVVGICATGAASYTRKQLDELTEYVKRPQIGATGLVYARVEADGSVKSSVDKFYGQEQLQQWKAAFNAQPGDLLLILAGEPNKTRKALSELRLEMGQRLGLRDKDTFSALWVVDFPLLEYIEEEGRYFAMHHPFTSPKPEDVALLDSPDTIGEVRANAYDMVINGVEVGGGSIRIHDRAVQARMFSLLGFSDDEAKAQFGFLLDAFEYGAPPHGGIAFGFDRLCSLFGGADSIRDFIAFPKNNSGRDVMIDSPSQISGAQLKELSIKTDVVGK